In Gadus morhua chromosome 5, gadMor3.0, whole genome shotgun sequence, the genomic stretch gggccttgaactgcgattggtcagaaagacgtaacagctaatgacaacattgaactctcgtgcaggctcgaacagagtgacacacaaacatacacacactcttaaggagtttttcacccgctccgtatccttgcttgccccaacaagtttgtgtgACGTGCTTGCTGTTTAGTTTCtggtgtagctagatccggtatggtgtcgtttttctaacgtgattagatgtttgttgttgctagacagcaggtgaaaaaacgacaacgtttgccaagccaaaagagcgcTAATCGCGCGCAAAAAAAAacgaacgccgttaaaattggtttgcgttaacgccattaataacgcgttaaactgagAGCACTAATTCAATACCAtccttcaacaacaacaaccctaaCAACGACAGCTGCTTAGCAGAGCAAGCGAGCGGTTCCGGGCCCTTACCATCGGAGAAGTCCATATCTGAGTCCACCAGGGACAGGCTGTGTTGATCCCTGCTGGTGGGGGGCTTGTTATGGTGGGAGGGGGCAGCGCCGGCGGCCCCTGCGTGGTGCTCCAGGGCCCAGCAGGACGATGAGGGGGACGGcgtggaagaggagcaggaggaggaggagaaggagggcggTAAAGTGTGGACCACCGCCATCTCCGAGTGCTGGTGGGACGAGGGTCTGGAGGGGCCCGCCTCTGGACTCTGCTCGCCCTCCGACAGCACGATCTGCACCCGGGACTCGGGACCCGGGGTGGGGGGCCCCCCGCCGTTCACCGCCTCCTCGTAGGAGGGCAGGGTCACCTGGACGCCCTCCACCATGATGGACACGGGCTGCCCGGTCACTCCCTGATCCCGGCTGGCCGAGAGAACACAACACAGCCTTACTGTGAGGTTACATTACGACACTCTACGTTAACCACCCAACAAGCGCCTGACCCGACATACGGTCTGAACCCGGATTATCCGAGATGAGAAGCGCCCGGGGAAGGGAGGACTGGCGACCGCACTCACCGGTGGAAGGACTTGAGCCTAGGCTGCAGCAGCACAaacagcaccaccagcagcaggaccAGAGCCACAGAGCTCGCCGTAGACGCCACGATGGACAGCGTGGGCATCCCTAGTGGCAGCTTTGGATCGCGGTCTGTGGGGGGTGGCACAGACATGGGAGTAAACAAACAGGATTTCTAATGGCATTATactaatgaaaataataatatatctcATTTATATAGCACCTTTCATTGTCAGTGAAAATCTCATGGTGCTGTTACAGTGCATTAAAGTCACTAAAAGCAGAAAAAACGACAGCAGGGGAAAAACTAGATAAACCGTCCCCTGTTTACCTCCATCCATCAGGCAGCTGATCTGCATGGGGTCGTCCCACTCCCCGTTCAGGCAGGTCAGGTACTTGTAGTCCCCCTTGAGGATGAAGCCCTCGGCGCAGAAGTACTCGATGACCGTGGCGTGGGAGAGGCTGCGGCAGGGCGCGGGGTGGCAGGTGTAGCCCCCGTTCACCGGCTGGTACGGGGGGAGGCACACTGTTCGCGGATCGACAGATTCCTCATTAGAGAGACTCTTACTCTGGGACCCTGTGTTCCGGAAAGCAGGCAGGATGATCGAACCCTGGGGGAGCGTCTCTGCTGGCCGCACTAGTGCGTCCGTTAACCATGACGTTTGACCAACACACAGCATTAAGCGCGAGCGTGAACAACAGCAATGTCTTACTTGCATCATTTTGTCATCAATGTACTGGTTTGTGTAATTACAATTGTAGCAGGCATGCTCACGTTTAACGCCATCAAGCGGAATTAACACCGCAAAGCAATTTTGACAAATGATATCGGGAGCGGCTGTTTatgtgaagccaggagagacggacacacagggTCGATCCCCCAGACTGGGTCTAGCGTGGTCCTTTAAGGGTCACGGGGCGCTGGTGAATTTACCGTCACTCCGGATGCAGCGGGGCGGCTCCGACGACCAGCGGCCCAGCGGGCTGCAGGTTAGCAGGCTGGCTCCCTCCACCAGGAAGCCCGAGTCACAGCTGTACTGCAGCACCGTGCCCACGGGGAAGGAGCCCCGGTTGCTCTCGCTCAGGTTGGTGGAGCCGTGTTGCACCATGACCGGCCTCACACACActagggggagggaaagaggaagagagttaCACACCACTAGGTCACGCCAAAATAGGCTCGGCGGTATCAAGGGTGTTTAGAAATACTGTTCAAATGATTAATCAATACCATCAAAAAATACAGACTCTCTATTCAACTAGTTTCTGACAtcttatgaataaatatattatgtTGATAATAATTCTGTAAAAGttagtatatataaataaatagtccAAAATAAATTTGCCGTTACATTTTgatatgaacatccttactgtaccgatagtgatatattattgtttctctttcttctgacaaattaactcatgtaagtcgctttggatgaaagcgcctgctaaattccctaaatgtaaagGTAATTTTAGAAAGACATAGGTTTCTTCGCCAACAATTAACAGCTGGCACGGTTCCCAAGCGTTTCACATTGTTCCACGTGGTTCCACAACATCCTGACATCAAAGCTGAAGGGACATTTATAGCAGTTTAGCGATGACGTACGTTAGAGTTGGAACCAACCACCAACCTTGGCTGACGCAGCTGACCTGCGTCGACGCGTCCCACTGACCCTCCTGGCAGGTGACGTATTTGTAGTCCCCCTTGAGGAGGAAGCCCTGGTCGCAGAAGAACTCGATGACGGTTCCGTCTGAGAACCGGCGGCAGGGCGACGGGTGGCAGGTGTAGCCGCCGTTCGCCGGCTCAAAGGGAGTCCGACAcactgatgaggaggaggagacgagagcACAGCATGTAGAACAGAACGCACAACAGGGTCCCTCTTTGGCAGGCTTGaatcatgttgtttttttgactATGGACAAATGATACGAcaccgccatttttaaaacagcaggggagtgtgtgtgtgtgtgtgtgtgtgtgtgtgtgtgtgtgtgtgtgtgtgtgtgtgtgtgtgtgtgtgtgtgtgtgtgtgtgtgtgtgtgtgtgtgtgtgtgtgtgtgtgtgtgtgtgtgtgtgtgtgtgtgcgtgcgtcgtcAGCAATTGAGtagacgagcgaggagagcgagcggtagcgtatGTGTCTCAGTCTAGTGAAGAACCGAACAAGTCCGGTTATGTGTAAGAATGAAGTAGTCAATCTACTTGCCTGTCAATCTGACAACTTGACCTGAGTGATACAATTTAGCCAGACATTTAATTTGTCTGCACTAACAGCTAATATCATGTGGATGGATCTGGACTGGAAGGATAG encodes the following:
- the LOC115543659 gene encoding sushi domain-containing protein 6 isoform X1 translates to MCNGMVASISDAYWPCTSGNIRPFSLLVVLAVLSTGHGLGCVRPYMVANSWVNLTESNRGSLPAGTVLQYSCDPGYVADGPSTLTCTPLGHWSAEPPRCVHSGLCRTPFEPANGGYTCHPSPCRRFSDGTVIEFFCDQGFLLKGDYKYVTCQEGQWDASTQVSCVSQVCVRPVMVQHGSTNLSESNRGSFPVGTVLQYSCDSGFLVEGASLLTCSPLGRWSSEPPRCIRSDGSQSKSLSNEESVDPRTVCLPPYQPVNGGYTCHPAPCRSLSHATVIEYFCAEGFILKGDYKYLTCLNGEWDDPMQISCLMDGDRDPKLPLGMPTLSIVASTASSVALVLLLVVLFVLLQPRLKSFHRRDQGVTGQPVSIMVEGVQVTLPSYEEAVNGGGPPTPGPESRVQIVLSEGEQSPEAGPSRPSSHQHSEMAVVHTLPPSFSSSSCSSSTPSPSSSCWALEHHAGAAGAAPSHHNKPPTSRDQHSLSLVDSDMDFSDDMPLLKEA
- the LOC115543659 gene encoding sushi domain-containing protein 6 isoform X2, with product MCNGMVASISDAYWPCTSGNIRPFSLLVVLAVLSTGHGLGCVRPYMVANSWVNLTESNRGSLPAGTVLQYSCDPGYVADGPSTLTCTPLGHWSAEPPRCVHSGLCRTPFEPANGGYTCHPSPCRRFSDGTVIEFFCDQGFLLKGDYKYVTCQEGQWDASTQVSCVSQVCVRPVMVQHGSTNLSESNRGSFPVGTVLQYSCDSGFLVEGASLLTCSPLGRWSSEPPRCIRSDVCLPPYQPVNGGYTCHPAPCRSLSHATVIEYFCAEGFILKGDYKYLTCLNGEWDDPMQISCLMDGDRDPKLPLGMPTLSIVASTASSVALVLLLVVLFVLLQPRLKSFHRRDQGVTGQPVSIMVEGVQVTLPSYEEAVNGGGPPTPGPESRVQIVLSEGEQSPEAGPSRPSSHQHSEMAVVHTLPPSFSSSSCSSSTPSPSSSCWALEHHAGAAGAAPSHHNKPPTSRDQHSLSLVDSDMDFSDDMPLLKEA